The Polypterus senegalus isolate Bchr_013 chromosome 9, ASM1683550v1, whole genome shotgun sequence genome includes a window with the following:
- the LOC120535360 gene encoding LOW QUALITY PROTEIN: zinc finger MYM-type protein 1-like (The sequence of the model RefSeq protein was modified relative to this genomic sequence to represent the inferred CDS: deleted 1 base in 1 codon) — protein sequence MNEATNIKIYKPESSTSREDSVSKNKQNDVGLWGDLSKGEILYWVEKGPSESQHSHGSFTKSRKLFANQDIYCSKGLFYPKRANGEKYCREWLVYSPATGRVYCFVCKLFSNSSTPLSSDGFCDWRNTYLVQSHENSVDRRTASVTYLTRRRGSTIDCQLAEQINNKRQYWKNGLERVVAIIITMAERGLPFRGDKETFGSPHSGNFLGLLELIAKFIPFLATHIKNFGNKGSGVTSYLSKTICDEFIQIMAHKVRDSTLDNLRTSGYFSLSVDSTPDRSHIDQLTVIVRYVSPDDGLPIEHFLTFLEMGSHTGESMAKMVHNYLTNECKIDFSKCRGQSYDNAVNMSGKYKGIQEIILKINKYAMYIPCTGHSLNFVGRAAADCCLDAVNVFGIVQEIYNFFSSSTHRWAVLLSFFKDDSIVPKSLSKTRWEAHSMATSAILDSYDGIISALHQLHIDTTEKGETRNQAINILNKMEEFEFMVMLYLWSYLLDEFHKTSQSLQDPQISLDVCRKSYASLSDFVKGSRDMFDHFEEKAKENLPDVDYKKSSYRRRHINNDEDDALENLGPRDKFRIKTFIPVMDALESSLAQRASIYNDAAKNFSFLTKLEATEEEIREGVSALCQTYPEDVDMNLVGEVKHFHQYVRHSQAHGSAEHDSLTHQDLYRVIFTDRVQTAFPNVEAILRLFLCMMVANCSGERSFSQLKRIKNEFRTTMTQDKLCSLSLMCIESDKLRSLSFDDVISDVALAKARKKVF from the exons ATGAATGAAGCAACAAATATTAAGATTTATAAACCAGAGAGTAGTACAAGCAGAGAAGATTCAgtatcaaaaaacaaacagaatgatGTTGGGCTATGGGGTGATTTAAGTAAAGGTGAGATTTTATACTGGGTAGAAAAAGGTCCGTCAGAATCTCAGCACTCACATGGCTCATTTACAAAATCAAGGAAGCTTTTTGCAAACCAAGACATATATTGCTCAAAAGGCTTGTTCTATCCCAAACGGGCTAATGGTGAAAAATATTGCAGAGAATGGTTAGTATATTCGCCAGCAACTGGTCGTGTATATTGTTTCGTGTGTAAACTCTTTTCAAATTCTTCTACACCATTATCATCCGATGGATTTTGTGATTGGCGTAACACCTATTTAGTTCAAAGTCATGAAAACTCTGTAGACCGTAGAACAGCTTCGGTAACATATCTTACAAGAAGACGTGGCTCAACAATTGACTGCCAACTAGCAGAACAGATAAATAATAAACGGCAGTACTGGAAAAATGGTCTTGAACGAGTTGTGGCAATCATAATTACTATGGCAGAGCGTGGTTTACCTTTCAGAGGAGATAAAGAAACATTTGGTTCTCCTCACAGTGGCAATTTCCTTGGATTACTCGAACTTATAGCaaaa tttattccttttctagCAACCCATATAAAAAACTTTGGGAATAAAGGATCAGGTGTCACATCTTATCTTTCTAAAACAATATGTGATGAATTTATCCAAATTATGGCACATAAAGTAAGAGACTCAACCTTGGATAATTTAAGAACTTCAGGATATTTCAGTTTATCTGTAGATTCTACTCCAGACCGGTCCCATATTGATCAGCTCACTGTTATTGTGAGGTATGTTTCACCAGATGATGGGCTCCCTATCGAACATTTTCTAACTTTCCTAGAGATGGGTAGCCACACAGGGGAAAGTATGGCTAAGATGGTGCACAACTACCTTACAAATGAGTGTAAAATAGATTTTAGTAAGTGTCGAGGCCAGTCATATGATAATGCTGTCAATATGTCTGGCAAATACAAGGGTATACAAGAAATAATATTGAAGATTAACAAGTATGCTATGTATATTCCATGTACTGGTCATTCCCTGAATTTTGTTGGTAGAGCAGCAGCTGACTGTTGTTTAGATGCAGTAAACGTTTTTGGAATTGTTCAAGAAATATATAATTTCTTTTCATCATCTACACATAGATGGGCAGTACTGTTGTCTTTCTTCAAAGATGATTCAATAGTTCCAAAGTCTTTGTCAAAGACTAGATGGGAAGCACATTCAATGGCCACAAGTGCAATACTTGATAGTTATGATGGAATAATTTCTGCATTGCATCAGCTGCATATTGATACTACAGAGAAAGGCGAAACAAGAAATCAAGCcataaacattttgaataaaatgGAGGAGTTTGAATTTATGGTTATGTTATATTTATGGAGTTATTTGCTGGATGAATTTCACAAGACTAGTCAATCACTGCAAGACCCCCAAATTAGTCTAGATGTATGTAGGAAATCGTATGCTTCACTTTCGGATTTTGTTAAAGGTTCCAGGGATATGTTCGATCATTTTgaagaaaaagcaaaggaaaatttGCCTGATGTTGATTACAAGAAAAGCAGTTATAGAAGAAGGCATATCaataatgatgaagatgatgCTTTAGAGAACCTTGGGCCAAGAGACAAGTtcagaattaaaacatttataccTGTGATGGACGCATTAGAGTCAAGTCTGGCACAGAGGGCCTCAATATACAATGATGCTGCCAAAAATTTTTCATTCCTAACAAAATTAGAAGCTACAGAAGAAGAGATTCGTGAAGGAGTTAGTGCTTTATGCCAAACATATCCTGAAGATGTGGACATGAATCTTGTAGGAGAAGTCAAGCATTTTCACCAATATGTTAGACATAGTCAAGCCCATGGTTCAGCGGAACATGATAGTCTGACACATCAGGATCTGTATAGGGTAATATTTACCGATCGTGTCCAAACAGCATTCCCTAATGTAGAAGCAATTTTGAGATTGTTTCTATGTATGATGGTTGCAAATTGCTCTGGAGAAAGATCTTTTTCTCAGCTgaagagaataaaaaatgaatttagaacaACAATGACACAAGATAAATTATGTTCCCTCAGTCTCATGTGCATAGAAAGTGACAAACTACGCAGTTTATcatttgatgatgtcatcagtgacGTTGCTCTGGCAAAGGCAAGAAAGAAAGtattttag